A segment of the Trifolium pratense cultivar HEN17-A07 linkage group LG7, ARS_RC_1.1, whole genome shotgun sequence genome:
ctcattaattaatgtgagtttttaattaaaaaaatgaatttgactaaaagatttttttttgtttgattaaaagttgttattatatataaaaaaaaagattttttttttttttttgactaaaagatttcttttttttttttgactaaaagttgttattatatataaaaaaaaagatttttatttttttttgactaaaagatttctttttttttttgactaaaagttgttattatatataaaaaaaaagatttctttttttttttttgactaaaagttgttattatatatataaaaaaaagatttttttttgtttgactaaaacttgttattatatatataaaaaaaaagatttctttttttttactaaaagaattcttttttttttgactaaaagttgttattatatataaaaaaaatttctttttttttttgactaaattttttttttttttgactaaaagttgttattatatataaaaaaaaattattttttgactaaataataacaacttttagtcaaaaaaaaaactttttttttatatataataacaacttttagtcaaaaaaaaaagaaattttttttttatatataataacaacttttagtaaaaaaaaaaaaaaaaactttcttttaagtaagttcataaaaatataacaacttttaagctttttttttcatttttttaattaaaaacccacattaattaatgagttggcaattaaaaataaataaaaaataaattaatttccacgtgtcatgccacgtcaagattcttccatgtcatatgcccacttgttgagccagggggtaacgcaaggaatcttgacattgcagggggtaatctcaacaaaatattttgtagggggtaacgcaaaattcgcctattttgcagggggtataacactatttacccatttatttattttgatcaaAGTATATcttcaataaattatttatagttgaaaatacatacgataaaaaacaaaatttagtttCTCATAGGTTTCCTTCACTTAATTAAGATAATCATATTCGAGACGTGTCAGATACGTGAATACATTTTCAAAAAGGGGTTTTTGAATCTTGGTTCCTCATGTTTAAGGAGTAGTCTAACTCCTTATGCTATACCAACTCCAATTGGTCACATGATAAATATTTCAAACATTATGAATGTGATTTacataattgtaatttttttattttatgtagtATTTTGACATTCAATAGTTTGTGAACTATGAAGTTTCACTAATATTAACATTTCATTGAACAAACTATGTAGATATGGAAGTAGTGGAATATACAAAGCCTTAATGTTTGGAAATCCAAGTGTAATTGTGACAACACCAGAAGCATGCAAAAGAGTTCTAACAGATGATGAAAAATTTACAACTGGTTGGCCTCAATCTACGATCGAGCTCATTGGAAAGAACTCATTCATTGCAATGGCTTACGAAGAACATAAGCGGCTTCGACGTTTAACTTCATCTTCGATCAATGGCATGGAAGCATTGTCTTTGTACTTGACATATATCGAAGAAAATGTTATAAGTTCGTTAGAGAAATGGTCCAACATGGGACAAATTGAGTTCTTGACCGAAATTCGGAAgcttacttttaaaattattatgcatATTTTCCTTAGTTCAGAAAGTGAACCTGTTATGGATGCTTTGGAAAAAGAATACACAATACTTAATCATGGAGTTAGAGCTATGCAAATAAATGTTCCTGGATTTGCATACCATAAAGCACTCAAGGTAAACTTTACTCTCTTTAACATAAAGTATGTGAAAAAAGATAATGGAATGTTTTATTGGCATTTAATTGCTTCTAAATTCTAATTTGAATGGAATGCATAGTTGTAATTTTCTTGCTTGTGGAAAAAGTTATTGATAATCTTATTCTTTACTTGTTTGATTGTGAACACATGGATTGTGGTTTATGCAAAGTTTTAAatcatagatttttttttgacaagtttTTAAAATCATAGATAATATATAGAAGGAAATTAAGGCAATGTAAGGGTAGTTCAGTTGGTAGCTACTAAAAACATTATTGAAAGAGTCGAGGTTCAAACTCTGAATCTTCCATTTCTCCACACATAATGTTaatctagccactagactagattatttgacaaaaaagaaagaaattataaGGTAATTCTCATAGGATGCAAAATTTTCATACCTTCTTTTTGTACAAATTTAATTGAACCGAATCGAAACTAGTTCAATTAAGTTTGTGGACGGTTACTCACAATTCtgcagtttggttcggttttttggtttttttgaaCTCCCCTAGCATGTGTTTCATTCATCTACAAGTAAATGTTAAAATATCTTGAAAACAACTAAGATTAACAATGTTATAAGATAGATTGAAAGAATTTTTCCACCTATTTATCTCATAGTTTTATTTCATTTCAGGCTAGGAAAAATCTAGTTGCCATATTTCAATCAATTGTGGATGATAGAAGAAACATAAGGAAGATATATTCAAAAAACAAAGCCAAAGATATGATGGATTCTCTTATAGATGTTGAAGATGATATTGGAAGAAAGTTAAGTGATGAAGCTATCATTGATATAATGTTAATGTACTTGAATGCTGGTCATGAGTCTTCAGGGCATATTACAATGTGGGCTACCTATTTTTTACAAAAGCATCCAGAATATCTTCAAAAGGCCAAGGTATAtattaatcaaattattttgttattattgttcATCTAAATTTACAATTACTaatgaaaatgttttaaaattctATGCGTTCGTGTTTTTATTATGTTCGTATATGTGTCCGTGTTTCGTAGAGTGTGTAATtccaaaatttaattattatgacTTGATGTGATTTTAATCCTTGAATaggaagaacaagaagaaataATAAAGAAGAGGCCTCCAACACAAAAAGGGTTGACACTTAAGGAAATTCGCAGCATGGATTTTCTTTATAAGGTATATATATTTGTTGATCTTAGGAATTTTTTCATGGAATCAAATATTAGTATGTTATTATATgatagtttttcattttcttttttctaccTTTCATAGGTGATTGATGAAACAATGCGCGTAATAACATTCTCGTTGGTGGTATTTCGAGAGGCGAAATCTGATGTCATGATTAACGGTTATAGTCTatgttcatcattttttttttgttaatgtcAAATTTAAAACTTTAATGCATCTCTCTATATGTGGCACTAGCGGGCAGCCGTGCCTGTCTGTTtgctcttttttgttttgtcatTGTGTTTACGGcgtttgtatattttttaccaCGTGTGTAGGTTACACCATTCCGAAAGGTTGGAAAGTGCTTACATGGTTCAGATCAGTTCACCTTGATCCTGAAATATATCCTAATCCAAAGGAATTTAATCCTAATAGATGGAATGTAAGTTGCAaaagttaattttattattgactTGGATTAATGAAtacatttgttttcttattcCATATACTTATGCACTTTTTAAGCTATAATTTGGTAATGCTTATTTGCAGAAAGAATACAAAGCAGGGGAATTCCTTCCCTTCGGAATTGGAACAAGATTGTGTCCTGGCAATGATCTTGCCAAAATGGAAATAGCAGTTTTTCTTCATCATTTTATTCTAAATTACAAGTGAGTAATGtttgtattagtattattaattaattaattaattaattaattaattaatatataaccatcttcaacatttttttaattcattaaaaataataattaaactatGATGGTTGCTCTTCCCCCACTATGAATAGCTCACACTAGAAAAGATTCTACCGAAAGATATTTTTCGGCAAAATTTATACTGCCAGGAGATATCTCCCAGTAGATGGAGAAAATGGCGGGATTCTGATCAATTTAAAGGGACGAAGAGCGACTATCTTAAAATATTTGTTCTAACATTATGTTATTGCTTGATTGAACAGGCTTGAACAATATAATCCTAAATGTCCTGTTAGATACTTACCACATACAAGACCTATGGACAATTGCTTAGGAAGGGTCAAGAAATGTTCATCTACACAAACTTGAAATGGAAGAGAAAGCTCAAAATATGAATATGGTTCTTTGTATTGTGAACATTGTTTTCATGTTTGCCTTTTGATAAATCCACAAATCTCAAAAGCTACTTTCAGCTAAGTTATCAtagttggaaaaaaaaaagtttaggaAGTTTCATAGCTTATACATATaagaaataattataattacaaATCCTCATACTACCCTTTTAGCAGTAGCTAGTATTAtggttatcttttttttgtgcCAGTATTATGGTTAtctataaataattatttcataattttctaaagaaaaattatcttgtttacttttttttcttctaaaaatcttctataaataattatttcataattttctaaaaaaataacttttgttttgtttgttaaaaATCCTATACCAAACAACGAAAATGGTTTTAGAgtcttaaattatttttaaaatattttgcgATTTTCAATGCCATAAAAAATGGGTTTGGGGATCAAAATCAATAGATGTATAGCATAATCCAAAGAATAttgagaaaaatatatttaatatgaaTCTTcctttattataaattattttgaatttataattggtgaattttttttacaaaatcttATAATTCATGATTTGTTTACAATCTAATAGGCAGTGGTGGAACCAGGAAAAATTAACTGGGTGGTccactaaaaaaattatggcttataacttataagttcttattaaaaaaaaatctaggtAACATTTTATcatgagtttatagcttatgaCTAATATGTACATCGAGTGACtgataatcatcaataataaactttaaactaatatttacattaatatttgtactaatATATATACCGAATAACTTAAAGtcattaataatacattaaaataatactccatacctataaaaaaattattttttgggggtGGGGGTAGGCCGTGTCGCACCTCAGCCATTGGCCATTGCTGATTATTAAttgatgaattaatttttttcaatattagaTTGGGGTTGAAAATATGaagcaaaaatttaaataaatcatttaaaataaatcattattaTCAATATCATTATTATCTCATTTCGATGCTCGTATAAAAATCAATATGTACACAAAGTTTAAAATGcaactcatttgcaaagttaAGCAAAACCAAATACCATATGCTAATGCCCCAATCAAAATGAATGTTCTTGTTGGCCTATATGATATTCCAGATAAGTGTCGATCACACTTAAGCATGCTAGGCAAATTTGTTCCAATGATAAAAAGTTTCAATACTTTCtattagataataaaataatagtttatgttattaggtctgttagtttagagtccattatgttttattatatattctttaGTAAcatttttgtaatgttaagctaaTGCAATGATATTCTATTGAAATAGTAGCCATCTTTCTCTTTTCGTATGTGTATATCTATAttgttaacatggtatcagagcttgttTCGATCCTCTTTAGATTGTATGTTGTTATTCCGCTGCCGAGTTCCCAAATATTTGGGAATATTGTGTGTTTGCTAGAAttgggtattttgaattatctCGTTGGATCTTTCTCATGttgttgaaatatattttttcaaaattgggtatttttttcaaaattttttgcGCATAAAAGAAATGCAAGGAAGATCAACATGTAAGCAtaatattaacaaattaaagGGAACGGATGattattacttttttaatgaaaaacGAGTGGTTATCttagatctttttttttttttttttataagcgttATCTTAGATCTTTGTTATGACAATCTACAAAAGAGAAAAAGTTTTTAATTTGCTACAAACCGTTACATTAAACAAAAAGGgacaataaataattttgttccGAAAAATTCATCTGTCTATCACACTTAGAACAAAATATAGTCAtaggagaagagagagaaacCAATAAAACAAATTAGGAAATGGAAtgaaaacaaataaatcaaaGAGATATGATGCAATAAATATTGTAAGCGAACAAAATATTAGCCTTtggatcaaataaaataaacggataatatttggtgtcaaaataaactttgacacctggtgtcaacgaaCTTTAATATTAATGAACATTGACTATGCCCAGAATCAAATATTTACTAAACGTTTGACCCCTAAGCTTAATTCACCCACTAAGTTAATAgaccaaaaaatatttaattatttttttagctaTAACTAacaattagtttaaaaataacaCATTATTTGTGAATATTATACATTTACGTAGATATAgatatttatgcaaatattTATGAAAACAATATTATAACATAACActatgatgataaaaaaaaaaaaactgtgccaaaaaaaaaatgattgacCACATATGTTTGGGAGAGCGTTGACTCACTGCCATCGTCCTATCAATTGACAATTCAccgtaaaaatttaaaagttataAACTATAGCTCCAAACTTACCGCAAGATTAATTGACactttattttgaaaatcaaaaattatgaaaggagaaaaaaaactaacataatattGTAATATTAACAACTataacattgcttataaaaaaaaatcctccatagttaatatatgtatattagTCATCAATGCATATTTATTAAATTCTATATAAacaatttgaacaaattcaatgGACAAAATATTTAAGATTCTATAATTTTGAAATACATTTAAGATTCCTCCATAGTTAATATTTCTCCATGTCTTTCCCCTTTCTTGAACTTTGCATATAAATTGATAGCAACAGTGTGTTGAGTACATAGAGTTCAATATATTCAATTCTTGAACTTTGCATATAAATAGAGAGCAAGAAAGTTTGAGTGTATAGAGATGGGTCCTATATTGACATTTGGTGCCATTATTGGTGCTCTTTTGGTCCTAAGAGCTCTACTCAAGAATGTGAATTGGTTGCTCTATGAAGCAAAACTTGGTAGAAAACAATACACTTTGCCACCAGGTGACATGGGCTGGCCCTTAATTGGAAATATGTGGTCTTTCCTTAGAGCATTCAAGTCCAATGATCCAGATTCTTTCATGGCCTCTTTTGTTAAAAGGTACGTAGTAATTAGTTAATACCATCCTCTTTATTTAGctttttatcatttaattaaCAAGCTAGTTTTTaccaattaattttatttatctcaatATGAACATGAAAATAGTATGATAGTATTATTGTGTAAATTTCACCAACAGTGAATTGTTCCAAGTGGTAAAGATCATTGATTCCTTAAATAGATGATCAGAGGTTTCATTCTTGATTACTGCGTAAAAAATTCGGTTGAGAGAGAAGAACTTGTCTTATAT
Coding sequences within it:
- the LOC123895690 gene encoding ent-kaurenoic acid oxidase 2-like; the protein is MILEMGSMWMVLMVIGVSLLVIRSILKNVNWWLFESKLGVKQYSLPPGDMGWPFIGNMWSFLRAFKSKDPDSFISSFVSRYGSSGIYKALMFGNPSVIVTTPEACKRVLTDDEKFTTGWPQSTIELIGKNSFIAMAYEEHKRLRRLTSSSINGMEALSLYLTYIEENVISSLEKWSNMGQIEFLTEIRKLTFKIIMHIFLSSESEPVMDALEKEYTILNHGVRAMQINVPGFAYHKALKARKNLVAIFQSIVDDRRNIRKIYSKNKAKDMMDSLIDVEDDIGRKLSDEAIIDIMLMYLNAGHESSGHITMWATYFLQKHPEYLQKAKEEQEEIIKKRPPTQKGLTLKEIRSMDFLYKVIDETMRVITFSLVVFREAKSDVMINGYTIPKGWKVLTWFRSVHLDPEIYPNPKEFNPNRWNKEYKAGEFLPFGIGTRLCPGNDLAKMEIAVFLHHFILNYKLEQYNPKCPVRYLPHTRPMDNCLGRVKKCSSTQT